A genomic window from Anaeromusa acidaminophila DSM 3853 includes:
- a CDS encoding nuclease-related domain-containing protein, translating into MAKVHASPSYLQSKAIANLFLASLFVLPLLLYFYFFFKYSFHFDVYFHLIPVLLTVPANFYLQKAFKLFSGARGESDAKKYLGKLPSDYCVFSNFHLQYEGKECEIDLLVIGSNGIFAVEVKNHKGKISGEADADYWEQKKTGRQGGVYTAKMKNPIKQVKRSVYILSRILEENQVRFWITPMVFLTNQPSGVDVESNKVYTCGKSLVYEIENTKARETLGHKKMSRLKNVLLQEDSKSSRTSFVSEVIFTKNNAIAAVLFAAVLGVYSQLPYGNGRHVQSFKMEAGQGRMESNLFLGEYQKLKEEVERRQAEQEQRVKKAY; encoded by the coding sequence ATGGCCAAAGTACATGCTTCGCCAAGCTATTTGCAATCAAAAGCCATTGCTAATCTGTTTTTAGCAAGTCTGTTCGTTTTACCATTGCTCTTGTACTTCTATTTCTTTTTTAAATATAGCTTTCATTTTGACGTTTATTTTCATTTGATTCCGGTGTTGCTTACCGTTCCTGCTAACTTTTATCTGCAAAAAGCCTTTAAACTCTTTTCGGGGGCTAGGGGTGAAAGCGATGCCAAGAAGTATCTTGGAAAACTACCCAGCGACTATTGCGTTTTTAGCAATTTTCATTTGCAGTATGAAGGAAAAGAATGTGAGATCGATCTGCTGGTAATAGGAAGTAACGGGATTTTTGCCGTTGAAGTTAAAAATCACAAGGGGAAGATATCGGGTGAAGCGGATGCAGACTATTGGGAGCAAAAAAAGACAGGGAGACAAGGCGGCGTTTACACTGCGAAGATGAAAAACCCGATTAAGCAAGTAAAACGCAGTGTATACATTCTTTCCCGGATTCTAGAGGAAAACCAAGTGCGATTTTGGATTACTCCGATGGTTTTTCTAACAAACCAACCTTCTGGAGTGGATGTTGAAAGTAATAAGGTATATACTTGCGGGAAGTCGCTTGTTTATGAGATAGAGAATACTAAGGCGCGGGAAACCTTAGGTCACAAAAAAATGAGTCGGTTGAAAAATGTGCTGCTGCAAGAAGATTCCAAATCTAGCAGAACCTCGTTCGTATCTGAAGTGATTTTTACGAAAAACAATGCAATCGCGGCTGTTCTTTTTGCGGCAGTGTTGGGAGTTTATTCGCAGCTTCCTTATGGAAATGGTAGACACGTACAGTCTTTTAAGATGGAAGCAGGACAAGGTCGTATGGAGAGCAATCTATTCTTGGGAGAATATCAAAAACTAAAGGAAGAAGTCGAGCGGAGACAGGCTGAGCAGGAACAAAGAGTGAAAAAGGCATATTAA
- a CDS encoding DUF6612 family protein, which yields MRKRLQKRNWGIAVLWSLLMVLLYNPIALAEENTVDRTYLRDVYKTMASVRSVHYDITAKGDSPKGDLQLAASGDLQGNPLKFKQDLSFLYHDLLNKETRFEVKQCGEADQENLVVYMLQGDKWLKKTVPVGTALSKAPTEAERTAAQEEMMQYLKLVKTTRETPSYKTLEITLDAMKLSDAMEVAMQQQAQKLVDPKQGEELKKAAALMRIGLLAAGDIKYTVKVDKATKMIKEIEMDLTGPIRKGASLFLNLAPAKDREEMNDFIQKSTLNLQVTYSKFNQTGPVDVPQEAKDTAREIEVKGKEALAKPAVK from the coding sequence ATGAGAAAGCGTTTACAAAAAAGAAACTGGGGAATTGCGGTTCTGTGGAGTCTGCTAATGGTATTGTTGTATAACCCGATCGCGCTGGCAGAAGAAAATACAGTGGATAGGACTTATTTGCGCGATGTATACAAAACTATGGCTTCTGTTCGGAGTGTGCACTATGATATAACGGCTAAAGGGGATAGTCCTAAGGGGGATCTTCAACTTGCCGCCAGTGGAGATTTACAGGGAAATCCGCTGAAGTTTAAACAGGACCTCAGCTTTTTATATCATGATCTATTGAATAAAGAAACGCGGTTTGAGGTAAAACAGTGCGGGGAAGCGGATCAGGAAAACTTGGTAGTCTATATGCTCCAAGGTGATAAATGGCTCAAAAAAACAGTGCCCGTAGGGACTGCTTTGAGTAAAGCGCCCACGGAAGCGGAGCGAACAGCCGCTCAAGAAGAAATGATGCAGTATTTAAAATTGGTAAAAACGACTAGAGAAACACCTAGCTACAAGACATTGGAAATTACCCTGGATGCTATGAAACTCAGCGATGCGATGGAAGTCGCTATGCAGCAGCAAGCGCAGAAGTTGGTCGATCCCAAGCAAGGGGAAGAACTGAAAAAAGCGGCGGCGCTGATGCGGATCGGTTTGTTGGCGGCTGGGGATATTAAATATACCGTGAAAGTCGATAAAGCAACTAAGATGATAAAAGAAATCGAAATGGATCTTACTGGTCCGATTCGCAAAGGAGCTAGCTTGTTTTTGAATCTGGCCCCAGCGAAAGATCGGGAAGAAATGAACGATTTTATCCAAAAATCGACCTTGAACTTACAGGTAACTTATTCGAAATTTAATCAAACCGGTCCGGTGGATGTTCCGCAAGAAGCGAAGGATACAGCGCGGGAAATAGAAGTTAAAGGTAAAGAGGCGCTTGCGAAACCGGCGGTTAAGTAA
- a CDS encoding methyl-accepting chemotaxis protein, translated as MFRSIKTKLIVFISVMLAVIGIAVMSAVLYFFTDYSDTTARNLAQSGVNGLHNVLEDAKQEMKLRAILIAANPDVASAVEAKDTARVLAVVGQLIKDVPVDSITISDEKGIVIARTHEPAKKGDSVVGQANVREALKGKVTAGIEPGTVVKLSARAGAPVRNGQGQIVGVITPGVTLTKNEVVDKTKKLFNVDATLFKDDVRESTTITQNGQRQIGTKLDPAIADIVLKQGKSFNGTANILGMDYFTAYEPIIDPAGKPVGVLFAGESMAQVHDSRNKMVVTVAVTLLIAIVLAFLAALWMARKIIGPLLQLGAAASTVANGDLTQSVAVNSSDEVGILAQNFNAMLLHLRELVKHVHDLSQTLAASSEELTASAEQSARVSHQVAQAITEVAAGTSKQLGAVNDASTIVRQVSSHTESVAVTAETITGLSDKSSAATAQGSQAIERAVQQMGSIGEGSKAVNSAVKKLAESSRHIGEIVNVISEIAGQTNLLALNAAIEAARAGEQGRGFAVVAEEVRKLAEQSETAAKEITDLIQQNQADLQVAVQAMEESAGSVQVGITVVNDAGLTFRDISQMTQEVSGQMLNISSAIGEIAKGSEKIVSSVLDIEKVSQGSASQAEHVSAAAEEMTASMMEISTSSQSLAELAQELQEAVDKFRL; from the coding sequence ATGTTTCGTTCTATTAAGACTAAGTTGATTGTCTTTATCTCCGTAATGCTTGCGGTGATCGGAATTGCTGTTATGAGTGCAGTTTTGTACTTCTTTACGGATTATTCCGATACCACGGCTAGAAATCTAGCGCAATCCGGAGTGAACGGCCTACATAATGTCTTGGAAGATGCCAAACAGGAGATGAAGTTGCGGGCGATTCTAATTGCCGCTAATCCTGATGTTGCTAGTGCAGTGGAGGCTAAGGACACAGCTCGAGTGTTGGCAGTAGTCGGACAGCTTATCAAAGATGTCCCCGTCGATTCGATTACGATTTCGGATGAAAAAGGAATCGTAATCGCTCGGACGCACGAACCGGCAAAAAAAGGGGACAGCGTTGTTGGGCAGGCGAATGTACGGGAGGCGTTGAAAGGTAAGGTGACGGCTGGAATAGAACCGGGAACGGTAGTGAAGCTGTCGGCTAGAGCTGGAGCGCCGGTCCGAAACGGGCAGGGGCAGATTGTGGGGGTTATTACTCCAGGAGTGACTCTGACAAAAAATGAAGTAGTCGATAAAACCAAAAAACTGTTCAATGTTGACGCAACCCTTTTCAAGGATGATGTTCGCGAGTCAACTACTATCACCCAAAATGGACAGCGCCAGATTGGAACCAAACTAGATCCAGCCATCGCCGATATTGTCCTGAAGCAGGGAAAGTCATTCAATGGTACAGCAAATATTTTGGGTATGGATTACTTTACGGCATACGAACCGATCATTGATCCTGCGGGTAAGCCGGTGGGAGTCTTGTTCGCTGGCGAATCCATGGCTCAAGTCCACGATTCTCGAAATAAAATGGTTGTTACCGTAGCGGTTACGCTTTTGATCGCCATTGTTCTGGCCTTTCTCGCTGCATTGTGGATGGCGCGAAAAATCATTGGGCCGTTGTTGCAACTTGGGGCAGCAGCCAGCACGGTTGCAAACGGCGATCTGACTCAGTCTGTGGCAGTAAATTCCTCGGATGAGGTTGGCATTCTGGCGCAGAATTTCAATGCAATGCTGTTGCATTTGCGAGAATTGGTTAAGCATGTGCATGACCTGTCGCAAACGCTGGCCGCTTCTTCGGAAGAATTGACGGCCAGCGCCGAACAGTCGGCGAGAGTAAGTCATCAAGTTGCCCAGGCGATTACGGAAGTGGCGGCTGGCACATCAAAGCAGTTAGGTGCTGTCAATGACGCTTCGACGATAGTTCGGCAAGTTTCCTCTCATACGGAATCAGTGGCGGTTACGGCAGAAACTATTACTGGATTAAGCGATAAATCCTCGGCGGCCACTGCGCAAGGAAGTCAAGCGATCGAGCGTGCAGTCCAGCAGATGGGGAGCATTGGAGAAGGGAGCAAAGCAGTTAACAGCGCGGTCAAAAAGCTGGCAGAATCATCCCGCCATATTGGCGAAATTGTCAACGTGATTTCCGAGATTGCTGGGCAGACCAATTTGTTAGCTCTCAACGCCGCGATTGAAGCTGCTCGGGCGGGTGAACAGGGCCGAGGATTTGCAGTGGTAGCGGAGGAAGTCCGCAAGCTGGCGGAACAATCGGAGACGGCTGCTAAAGAAATTACGGATTTGATTCAACAAAATCAAGCAGATCTTCAGGTCGCTGTCCAGGCTATGGAAGAATCCGCCGGATCGGTACAAGTCGGCATTACTGTAGTGAATGATGCGGGGCTGACTTTCCGCGATATTTCCCAAATGACGCAAGAAGTATCCGGCCAGATGTTGAACATCTCTTCTGCTATTGGTGAAATTGCTAAAGGGAGCGAGAAGATCGTTTCTTCAGTCTTGGACATTGAAAAGGTAAGCCAAGGCTCTGCCAGCCAGGCCGAACATGTGTCGGCAGCGGCGGAAGAAATGACAGCGTCGATGATGGAAATTTCTACTTCGAGCCAAAGTCTGGCCGAGCTTGCGCAGGAGTTGCAGGAAGCGGTAGACAAGTTCCGGCTGTAA
- the tadA gene encoding tRNA adenosine(34) deaminase TadA has translation MLQQELDDYYMGLALEEAHKAAEKGEIPIGAVLVYEGKVLATAHNLRETGHDGTAHAEMLVIRQGCEKLSRWRLTGTTLYVTIEPCSMCAGALVNSRVTRLVYGSADAKAGAVESLFNIVQHPALNHSLEVTSGVRQEECAGIMKEFFRQRRKK, from the coding sequence ATGCTGCAGCAGGAACTAGACGACTATTATATGGGATTGGCTTTGGAAGAAGCGCATAAAGCCGCCGAAAAAGGAGAGATCCCCATTGGGGCGGTATTGGTCTATGAAGGTAAAGTATTGGCAACGGCGCATAACCTGCGCGAAACCGGCCATGACGGTACAGCACATGCGGAGATGCTGGTGATTCGCCAAGGTTGTGAGAAATTGTCGCGCTGGCGTTTGACTGGGACAACGCTTTATGTTACAATTGAGCCGTGTTCGATGTGTGCGGGAGCCCTTGTAAATAGCCGTGTTACACGCCTTGTCTATGGCAGTGCGGACGCTAAAGCTGGCGCAGTGGAGTCCTTGTTCAATATCGTACAGCATCCTGCATTGAACCACTCCTTAGAGGTTACCTCTGGAGTACGGCAGGAAGAATGCGCTGGTATTATGAAAGAGTTCTTTCGGCAGCGGCGCAAAAAATAG
- a CDS encoding Crp/Fnr family transcriptional regulator translates to MEYLKQVPLFGDLPTDVLQRIDAVVLERTYKKGESIFLEGEPGEGLHFVRTGRVKIVKTAEDGREHIIKFLKTGEIFAEVLLFNHLPYPAASIAVEDSRIGLIRNEDLEKLILENNALALLLIRSLSQRLLYAQQKIKELALQDVPARTAELLLRLSREQGKRDAAGKPLLELPESRQELAGLMGTSRETLSRTLSDFKRRKWISMEGNRIVLLQEEQLLELSS, encoded by the coding sequence GTGGAATATTTGAAGCAAGTGCCGCTGTTTGGCGATTTGCCGACAGATGTGTTACAGCGAATTGATGCGGTTGTTTTGGAGAGGACGTATAAAAAAGGGGAAAGCATTTTTTTAGAAGGAGAACCAGGAGAAGGACTCCATTTTGTGCGCACAGGGCGAGTGAAAATTGTCAAAACGGCGGAAGACGGGAGGGAGCACATTATCAAATTTCTAAAAACGGGAGAGATTTTTGCGGAAGTGCTCTTATTTAACCATTTACCATATCCTGCTGCTTCGATAGCGGTTGAAGACAGTCGGATTGGCTTGATTCGCAATGAGGACCTGGAAAAATTAATTTTGGAAAATAACGCCTTGGCTTTGCTCTTGATTCGCTCGTTGAGTCAGCGCTTACTGTACGCCCAGCAAAAAATCAAGGAATTGGCGTTGCAGGATGTACCTGCTCGGACGGCGGAATTATTGCTGCGCTTGAGCCGGGAGCAGGGAAAACGAGACGCAGCAGGGAAGCCGCTTTTGGAATTACCGGAATCCCGGCAGGAGCTGGCTGGCTTGATGGGAACCTCGCGGGAAACTCTAAGCCGTACGTTGAGTGATTTTAAAAGGCGCAAGTGGATTTCGATGGAGGGGAATCGCATTGTCTTATTACAGGAAGAACAGCTTCTTGAATTGTCTTCTTAA